In Alkalihalobacterium alkalinitrilicum, a genomic segment contains:
- a CDS encoding phage head closure protein, whose protein sequence is MNTKKAKQRIKFQRPAGSLDDDGFPIKQPTEYVTVWAELKTLKGRTFYAAAQNNMQHNREFKIRYNRKLDDRERPKGLIVIWKEVEHDIVSIENDDGLNKTMTVVVKAVS, encoded by the coding sequence ATGAACACAAAGAAGGCTAAGCAACGAATAAAATTCCAAAGACCTGCTGGTAGCCTCGACGATGACGGATTCCCAATTAAGCAACCGACTGAATATGTAACAGTTTGGGCAGAGTTAAAAACTTTAAAAGGTCGCACCTTCTACGCAGCTGCTCAAAACAACATGCAACATAACCGCGAATTTAAAATTCGTTATAATCGAAAGTTGGATGACCGAGAGCGGCCTAAAGGTTTAATTGTTATTTGGAAAGAAGTCGAGCATGACATCGTCTCTATTGAAAACGATGACGGTCTTAATAAGACTATGACTGTTGTTGTTAAGGCGGTGAGTTGA
- a CDS encoding major tail protein, which translates to MGLKGLKNLHYAVIESENEEETVYGTVKPLGPAMAFNIQPSVNRANLRADDKVLFSDTAKGPIAVTLNTAYLEKQVEADILGKTIHPNGLLSDNADDDAPYIAVGGQAENARGGYDFFWIYRVKFAPAEQNMETKQETPTYQTPSLTGEAIPRLHDGEEKLKAWNGDEAIDDSIFANWFNAVVDKNTVPEV; encoded by the coding sequence ATGGGGTTAAAAGGTCTTAAGAATTTACACTATGCTGTAATTGAAAGCGAAAATGAAGAGGAAACAGTTTATGGTACTGTAAAGCCACTTGGTCCAGCAATGGCCTTTAATATACAACCATCGGTCAATCGTGCTAATTTACGTGCAGATGATAAAGTGTTATTTTCTGACACAGCAAAGGGGCCAATTGCAGTTACTCTTAATACAGCCTATTTAGAAAAGCAGGTCGAAGCAGATATTTTAGGAAAAACAATTCATCCTAATGGTTTATTATCAGATAATGCCGATGATGATGCACCGTACATTGCTGTAGGAGGACAAGCAGAAAACGCACGTGGCGGATATGACTTCTTTTGGATCTATCGCGTAAAATTTGCTCCGGCTGAACAAAACATGGAAACGAAGCAGGAAACACCAACATATCAAACACCGAGTCTAACAGGTGAAGCCATTCCTAGACTACATGACGGTGAGGAAAAGCTAAAAGCGTGGAATGGAGACGAAGCGATTGATGATAGTATTTTTGCAAACTGGTTTAATGCAGTGGTCGATAAGAATACAGTCCCGGAGGTGTAA
- the gpG gene encoding phage tail assembly chaperone G, giving the protein MKIELYIDGENKVFTTPFVPMLAKRKYLEIEAKAQERESPITAQEQLNEDDEMVSILVDIIFKNQFTLMQVYEGASKEYIDEKMLEAIWGITPKSELKSKENNEGNDQGE; this is encoded by the coding sequence ATGAAAATAGAACTTTACATTGATGGCGAAAATAAAGTTTTTACAACTCCATTTGTTCCTATGTTGGCAAAACGAAAATACTTGGAGATAGAGGCAAAAGCACAAGAAAGGGAAAGTCCAATAACAGCACAAGAACAATTGAACGAAGATGACGAGATGGTTTCAATTCTTGTAGACATTATCTTTAAAAATCAATTTACTCTTATGCAAGTTTACGAGGGAGCGAGTAAAGAATATATTGATGAAAAAATGCTGGAAGCGATTTGGGGTATTACACCTAAAAGTGAACTAAAAAGTAAAGAAAACAATGAGGGAAACGATCAGGGGGAGTGA
- a CDS encoding phage tail tape measure protein, whose protein sequence is MSSKDVGTLRTRLSWEDEGSTRGLKGFKDDLKGLRSEMNAARSQGREYTTSLRGLREQSDILTRRLSVQKREVTELRRRYEESKRVKGEDAQQTKNLSNQYNNAVAAMNRTENQLKGVTNAIKEQVDPWRRLSRSAEETGRTMQAVGSSISSFGRSYTMRVTTPILGAGAAALKVGMDFEEGMSKVQALTQASENDMKRLSDQAKELGSTTRYSATQAADAMSFLGMAGWETQEIMQGMPGLLSLAASANMELGRAADITSNIMSAFNIEASKAGQVADILAHAASNANTDVNQLGEAMTYLAPVANTLGISIEDATAAMMGAADAGLQGSMGGRAFATSLTRLASPTAAMEKEMKRLKLSFFDADGAMKPLPDIIENIETATAGMDEKTRAATLSTLFGAEAQKHWAVLLDQGSKALRDNSKELENSEGAAKRMADIMSDNAKGALTEFRSALEGAGIALSEHMIPAFTNIVQKGTELIRKFGELDDETQKQIVKWGLMVAAVGPAAIVLGNLTTALGGVLRIVSLVSGAIAAKGGLVAALGMLSNPVTATIAGVGLLAGGIYLLNQRSERAVEVNLETAKSLIEQHAALEEATSAYESLRRQSNLTTEEFGRFMDIQDRINKAVSESEIEALQAELEELRKKSGLSNEELDKMVGLNNSLIEKVPEAAGHISEQGNRIVDTTGYLREYNEELANATLRELERQKIIAEGNERQLKQEIVELQEQLNEGLEKEEIYREQLRGFDEEASIARIEEINQMLEKEGIRGRERQLLLGELKNEENKLSLYRDQLTEQMKKNDETRETIEQKEKELGLAGEIRDMMVEQMLKQVGVNAEKDNAISAINQAIEKEEEHIRKMEDLKGAQGEMNMEVQEEIARRQENIRQLENTKREIININGAQDGVTDAIYESYLEAQKLDRSLSISDYLKTVNVTDRGTIADLERRAAREITKTVFVKPNFTRHNSQPFAYAEGTDYHPGGPAIVGEEGPELAKLGNRWTMLDFGMVDLPRGTQVFTNDETKRILNSLNRLPAYATGISRTGEADRVVRQLNGEGLEREAEPIVLQINLTNTMDGRVVGQVVEEHVTEIQSRNKRVRERFA, encoded by the coding sequence ATGAGCTCAAAAGATGTAGGAACGCTTCGTACACGTCTTTCATGGGAAGATGAAGGGTCAACTAGAGGTTTAAAAGGATTTAAAGACGACCTTAAAGGATTACGATCTGAAATGAATGCAGCGAGATCCCAAGGTCGAGAGTATACGACTAGTTTACGTGGGTTACGTGAACAATCGGATATATTGACTCGTCGTTTATCAGTACAAAAAAGAGAAGTTACTGAACTTCGCAGACGTTACGAGGAATCGAAAAGAGTTAAAGGCGAAGACGCCCAACAAACTAAAAACTTATCAAACCAATACAATAACGCTGTTGCTGCAATGAACAGAACGGAAAATCAACTTAAAGGTGTCACGAATGCAATAAAAGAACAGGTTGATCCTTGGAGAAGGTTGAGTAGAAGCGCTGAGGAAACAGGACGAACCATGCAAGCTGTTGGGTCTTCTATTTCTAGCTTCGGCCGATCATACACGATGCGAGTAACTACTCCTATTCTCGGAGCTGGGGCTGCCGCTTTAAAAGTAGGTATGGATTTTGAAGAAGGTATGAGTAAAGTTCAAGCCCTAACACAAGCTTCTGAAAACGATATGAAACGCCTTTCCGACCAAGCAAAGGAACTAGGATCAACGACTCGCTATAGTGCGACTCAAGCTGCAGATGCGATGAGTTTTCTTGGTATGGCTGGTTGGGAAACTCAAGAAATAATGCAAGGCATGCCAGGACTTTTAAGTTTAGCTGCATCTGCTAATATGGAATTAGGACGCGCAGCGGATATTACATCTAACATTATGAGTGCATTCAATATTGAAGCTAGTAAGGCGGGCCAAGTAGCTGATATTCTTGCTCATGCGGCTAGTAATGCAAATACAGACGTAAATCAACTTGGCGAGGCAATGACCTACTTAGCTCCAGTTGCCAATACACTAGGTATATCAATTGAAGATGCAACAGCCGCGATGATGGGGGCCGCTGATGCTGGTTTACAAGGCAGTATGGGTGGACGAGCATTTGCAACTAGTTTAACACGACTAGCTTCTCCAACAGCTGCAATGGAAAAGGAAATGAAAAGACTAAAACTGAGTTTCTTTGACGCTGACGGTGCTATGAAACCTTTACCAGACATTATTGAAAATATTGAAACGGCTACTGCTGGTATGGATGAAAAAACAAGGGCGGCGACATTATCAACGCTATTTGGTGCCGAAGCTCAAAAGCATTGGGCGGTGTTGTTAGATCAGGGGTCTAAAGCATTAAGAGATAACTCCAAAGAGTTGGAAAATAGTGAAGGTGCTGCAAAGCGAATGGCTGATATTATGTCAGATAACGCAAAAGGTGCACTTACTGAGTTTAGATCGGCTCTCGAAGGTGCTGGAATTGCCCTGTCTGAACACATGATACCTGCATTTACCAATATTGTACAAAAAGGGACTGAACTAATACGTAAATTTGGTGAGCTTGATGACGAGACACAAAAGCAAATCGTAAAATGGGGACTAATGGTAGCTGCTGTTGGTCCAGCTGCAATAGTTTTAGGGAATTTAACCACAGCATTAGGTGGTGTTTTACGAATAGTGAGTTTAGTTTCAGGTGCCATTGCTGCTAAAGGTGGCCTTGTTGCTGCATTAGGGATGTTAAGTAATCCAGTTACTGCTACGATTGCGGGTGTTGGTCTCTTAGCTGGCGGTATTTATCTATTGAACCAACGATCGGAAAGAGCAGTTGAAGTTAACTTAGAAACGGCAAAATCTTTAATTGAACAACATGCAGCACTAGAAGAAGCTACTAGCGCCTATGAAAGTTTACGACGCCAAAGTAATCTTACCACTGAAGAATTTGGCCGCTTTATGGATATTCAGGACAGGATCAATAAGGCGGTAAGTGAGAGTGAGATCGAGGCGTTACAAGCAGAACTTGAAGAATTACGTAAAAAATCAGGATTATCTAATGAAGAATTAGATAAAATGGTCGGACTTAATAATTCTCTAATTGAAAAAGTACCAGAAGCGGCAGGCCATATATCAGAACAAGGTAATCGTATTGTCGATACCACAGGCTATTTACGTGAATATAATGAGGAACTAGCAAACGCGACACTTCGAGAGCTAGAACGGCAAAAGATCATTGCAGAAGGTAACGAACGTCAATTAAAACAAGAGATTGTTGAACTTCAGGAACAATTAAACGAAGGTCTAGAAAAAGAAGAAATATATAGAGAGCAATTAAGAGGTTTTGATGAAGAAGCGTCTATTGCTCGCATTGAAGAAATCAATCAAATGCTCGAAAAAGAAGGAATACGAGGAAGAGAAAGACAGTTATTGCTTGGAGAGTTAAAGAATGAAGAAAATAAACTTTCTTTATATCGTGACCAACTAACTGAGCAAATGAAAAAGAATGATGAAACTAGGGAAACTATTGAGCAGAAAGAAAAAGAACTTGGACTAGCTGGCGAAATCAGAGACATGATGGTTGAGCAAATGCTCAAGCAAGTCGGGGTTAATGCTGAAAAAGATAATGCTATCAGTGCCATTAACCAAGCGATTGAGAAGGAAGAAGAACACATCCGTAAGATGGAAGATCTTAAAGGTGCTCAAGGTGAAATGAATATGGAAGTGCAAGAGGAAATAGCCCGTCGTCAAGAGAATATTCGTCAACTAGAGAATACCAAACGAGAAATTATCAATATCAATGGAGCTCAAGATGGTGTTACCGATGCTATTTATGAGTCATATTTAGAGGCACAGAAGCTGGATAGGTCTCTAAGTATTAGTGACTATTTAAAGACCGTGAACGTTACTGACAGAGGTACCATCGCAGATCTAGAGCGACGAGCAGCTCGTGAAATTACTAAAACAGTCTTTGTTAAACCTAATTTTACACGCCATAATTCACAACCTTTTGCATACGCCGAGGGGACAGATTATCATCCAGGTGGACCTGCAATCGTAGGGGAAGAAGGCCCTGAGTTAGCTAAGTTAGGAAATCGATGGACCATGCTTGATTTTGGTATGGTGGATTTACCTCGAGGGACACAGGTTTTTACGAATGATGAGACTAAGAGAATATTAAACTCTTTAAATAGGTTGCCAGCTTATGCTACAGGTATTAGTAGAACAGGTGAAGCCGATCGTGTGGTTAGACAACTGAATGGTGAAGGTTTAGAGAGAGAAGCTGAGCCTATTGTACTTCAAATCAACTTAACAAACACCATGGATGGTCGAGTTGTCGGGCAAGTAGTAGAAGAACATGTGACCGAAATACAAAGCAGAAACAAGAGAGTGAGGGAGAGATTTGCATAA
- a CDS encoding head-tail connector protein yields the protein MELQTLKTFLRIDGSEDNNLLTSFINAAKSTLRNAGVVEPQVDADANEEEKMQQEEELDQYNLAIMLYVKREYDPLTGIELERIEKSIEGIILQLRDYTGGEDDE from the coding sequence ATGGAGCTACAAACACTAAAAACATTTCTGCGAATTGATGGAAGTGAGGATAATAATCTCCTCACTTCTTTTATTAATGCAGCAAAATCAACTTTAAGGAATGCTGGTGTGGTTGAACCACAAGTTGATGCAGATGCAAATGAAGAAGAAAAGATGCAGCAAGAAGAAGAATTAGACCAGTACAATCTAGCAATTATGCTCTATGTGAAAAGAGAGTATGACCCCTTGACTGGAATAGAACTCGAACGAATTGAAAAGTCAATTGAAGGTATCATTCTTCAATTACGAGATTATACAGGAGGCGAAGATGATGAGTAA